In a single window of the Nicotiana tomentosiformis chromosome 10, ASM39032v3, whole genome shotgun sequence genome:
- the LOC104110416 gene encoding late blight resistance protein R1-A-like yields the protein MFPLEVAKDQIEFLERELRFLDIFLNLQSSKAECDTLDVTQKAQTLLHDTRVDLSTLNLTSPNFYPSIYQMEGDIRLIKSEIRANYSFPKTSLPLSASKNGVAISEIVPEFMGTVVCILSDLLNIYDGRSVLFVPGPKEQIVEVLEELKSLRAFVCFVAKRCKEPQSCHHDFFTHIFVVAGHAAMLVWLSLPGTDNGTQDLASGEMNALLSDHLRMRIKPIEPSIRKIYVDVLQALKSTSQSGWRPDIQNENTTNSETAFLETVLHNLVELPAIGNTTVALKDETANLQEMLNLLRANLPYTPMQHLESHFEDLHIMIIDAGILVYSLYDVASAKVNQALLDFPGNIQHFNTVIYPIVQKVFQSNLPRIHGIGYVDFLLSNLNEFQGRYSKSLVSIKNQLQIIQKELESVQPFLKDVAKERHKHHEIQHLAQLVIGTAYEVEYIVDSFISKEVPEWCLERWLVDIIEEIKLNRSKIDVQLKKTPAVDIALHDPVDADAAHTSSESTSLKNEEIVGFDHIVPELRKKLTKGSQQLDVISIVGMGGQGKTTLANKLFNDDSVKSRFDIRAQCCVSQEYSCRSILLAILRDLSCDDPAASELSTEDLRDKLQKICKVKRYLILIDDIWEASVWEDLQPCFADVNNGSRIILTTRQVEVANSARISCEPFHLPMFKEDESWKLLKEKVFGNEGCSPDLEKVGLEIAKKCAGLPLSIVLVAGILAKEKNEQYWRQVAKNLGSHIQSDAKAMIEHSYKHLPHHLKPCFLYFGAFSEDRTINVSDLTCLWMAEGFIKIDKDKSLEDVASDYLENLIGRNLVKIAKRSSDGKVKACQIHDLLLDFCKETAEQEKLLLCIDRYQSANPSPGIYSHRQLAQGRLSIYADKNDLAKWSSSCSLVGSVLCRDDIIEYLSPTSRIFQKFKFLKVLDLKFIVVDSFPTELVYLRYFAVRTAKKSITSCISNLWNLGTLIVKGEGTYLSLPFTLWKMSKLRILHICDNAYFTINGAEESLENSSNLDNLETLSCPCFSCAEDAEFVLRKTPNIRNLRCSIKYPEVNFWVLQLEFLAQLKTLKVHFDVHLAIAGAYIFPSNLNKLTLSTIFWGTGSEIAMLPNLQVLKLVNVEFDKGEWTVNDNEFPKLKVLKVVNSDNFNEWNVSDDAFPCLEHLTLHKCKYLKEIPSWFAEIASLKFVRVTSCNEAIVASVEEIRTMQVEDYQRSEFQIFVDK from the exons atgTTTCCCCTTGAGGTTGCAAAGGATCAAATCGAGTTCCTTGAAAGGGAGTTGAGATTCCTGGATATTTTCCTCAATTTACAGAGCTCCAAAGCTGAATGTGACACTTTGGATGTCACACAAAAAGCACAAACTCTACTTCACGATACTCGAGTTGATCTCTCCACTCTTAATTTGACTTCTCCAAATTTTTATCCGTCCATCTATCAGATGGAAGGCGACATTCGTTTGATCAAGTCGGAAATCAGAGCCAATTACTCCTTTCCAAAAACATCATTGCCCCTTTCAGCCAGCAAGAATGGTGTTGCTATTTCCGAAATTGTACCTGAATTTATGGGCACTGTTGTGTGTATTCTCAGTGATTTACTGAATATTTATGATGGCCGTTCTGTACTTTTTGTTCCAGGACCCAAGGAACAAATAGTAGAAGTTTTAGAAGAGTTGAAGTCTCTGAGAGCTTTTGTCTGCTTTGTTGCAAAGAGATGCAAAGAGCCTCAGAGTTGCCATCATGATTTCTTCACTCATATTTTTGTTGTGGCTGGCCATGCAGCCATGCTTGTCTGGTTGAGTTTACCAGGCACTGACAATGGAACTCAAGACTTGGCTTCTGGTGAAATGAATGCTTTGCTTTCTGATCACCTGCGAATGAGGATTAAGCCTATTGAGCCAAGTATCCGCAAGATCTACGTTGATGTTCTGCAAGCTTTAAAGTCAACATCACAATCAGGATGGCGTCCCGATATCCAAAATGAGAATACAACAAACAGTGAAACTGCCTTTTTGGAGACTGTCCTGCACAACTTGGTGGAGCTACCAGCAATTGGTAACACTACAGTTGCTTTGAAAGATGAAACAGCAAACCTTCAGGAGATGCTCAACCTCTTGCGAGCCAATCTCCCCTATACGCCGATGCAACATCTTGAATCTCATTTTGAAGATCTCCACATTATGATTATTGATGCTGGAATTCTAGTTTACTCGTTATATGATGTTGCATCGGCCAAAGTGAACCAAGCACTGCTTGATTTTCCCGGAAATATTCAGCATTTCAACACTGTGATTTATCCCATAGTTCAGAAGGTATTCCAATCTAATTTGCCACGGATTCACGGAATAGGCTATGTTGATTTCCTTTTAAGCAACCTGAATGAGTTTCAAGGTCGTTATTCAAAGTCACTTGTTTCTATCAAGAACCAACTTCAAATAATTCAGAAGGAACTTGAGAGCGTGCAACCGTTTCTCAAGGATGTTGCAAAAGAGCGACATAAGCACCACGAAATTCAACATTTGGCTCAGTTAGTGATTGGCACAGCATATGAAGTGGAATATATAGTCGATTCTTTTATCAGCAAAGAAGTTCCCGAGTGGTGTCTTGAGCGTTGGCTCGTTGATATCATAGAGGAAATTAaacttaacagatcaaaaatagATGTTCAATTGAAGAAAACACCTGCCGTTGACATAGCATTACATGATCCCGTGGATGCAGACGCTGCTCATACATCATCAGAATCTACGTCCCTAAAGAATGAAGAAATCGTGGGCTTTGATCATATCGTTCCAGAATTAAGAAAGAAGCTAACTAAAGGATCCCAACAGCTAGACGTCATCTCGATTGTCGGCATGGGCGGACAAGGTAAGACGACATTGGCCAACAAACTCTTTAATGATGACTCAGTTAAATCTCGATTTGATATTCGGGCGCAATGTTGCGTGTCGCAAGAGTATTCATGTAGGTCCATTTTATTGGCCATTTTACGTGATCTTTCTTGTGATGACCCTGCTGCTAGTGAATTGTCTACTGAAGATCTACGAGATAAGCTTCAAAAAATTTGTAAAGTGAAAAGATATCTTATCCTTATCGATGACATATGGGAAGCTAGTGTGTGGGAAGATTTACAGCCTTGCTTTGCGGATGTTAATAACGGAAGTCGAATTATTCTAACAACACGACAAGTTGAAGTTGCCAACTCAGCTAGAATTTCTTGTGAGCCCTTTCATCTTCCTATGTTTAAGGaagacgaaagttggaaattgctGAAAGAGAAAGTGTTTGGTAACGAAGGATGCTCTCCTGATCTTGAAAAGGTTGGGCTAGAAATAGCAAAGAAGTGCGCAGGGCTGCCTCTTTCAATTGTTTTGGTGGCTGGTATTCtcgcaaaggaaaagaatgaacAATATTGGAGACAAGTCGCTAAGAATTTAGGTTCCCACATTCAAAGTGACGCAAAGGCTATGATAGAGCACAGTTATAAACATTTACCCCATCATTTAAAGCCTTGCTTCCTTTATTTTGGAGCATTTTCAGAAGACAGGACGATCAATGTTTCAGACTTGACATGCTTATGGATGGCAGAAGGATTCATAAAAATTGATAAAGATAAGAGTTTGGAGGATGTAGCATCAGATTACTTGGAGAATCTTATTGGACGAAATCTAGTGAAAATTGCAAAAAGGAGTTCTGATGGCAAGGTCAAAGCATGCCAGATCCATGATCTATTGCTTGATTTCTGCAAGGAAACAGCTGAGCAGGAAAAGCTTCTACTCTGCATAGATAG GTACCAAAGTGCCAATCCTTCACCTGGCATTTACTCACACCGGCAGCTAGCTCAAGGTCGCCTGTCCATTTATGCTGACAAGAATGATCTTGCAAAATGGAGTTCGTCTTGCTCACTTGTTGGGTCTGTACTTTGCAGGGATGATATCATAGAATACCTCTCTCCAACCTCGCGCATCTTTCAGAAATTCAAGTTTCTAAAAGTGTTGGATCTGAAGTTCATCGTTGTTGATTCTTTCCCAACAGAGCTGGTTTACTTGAGGTATTTTGCAGTACGAACTGCGAAGAAGTCAATTACATCATGCATAAGCAATCTATGGAACCTTGGGACTTTGATAGTCAAAGGGGAAGGGACATACTTGTCACTACCGTTTACACTCTGGAAGATGTCTAAATTGAGAATTCTGCATATTTGTGACAATGCTTATTTCACCATTAATGGTGCAGAAGAATCACTTGAGAACTCCTCCAATCTTGACAATTTGGAGACTCTTTCCTGTCCATGTTTTTCTTGTGCGGAGGATGCAGAATTTGTATTGAGAAAGACACCAAATATTCGGAATCTGAGATGCTCAATTAAGTATCCTGAAGTAAACTTTTGGGTCCTTCAATTGGAATTTCTAGCACAGCTTAAGACGCTCAAGGTTCATTTTGACGTGCATTTAGCCATAGCTGGTGCTTACATCTTCCCCTCAAATCTCAACAAATTGACTTTGTCCACCATTTTCTGGGGCACTGGTTCAGAGATTGCTATGCTTCCCAATCTTCAGGTACTTAAACTGGTAAATGTTGAGTTTGATAAAGGCGAATGGACAGTGAACGACAATGAGTTCCCTAAACTCAAAGTGTTGAAAGTAGTAAACTCTGATAATTTTAACGAGTGGAATGTCTCGGATGATGCCTTTCCTTGTCTTGAACATTTGACATTGCATAAATGCAAATATCTTAAGGAGATCCCCTCTTGGTTCGCGGAAATCGCTTCTCTCAAGTTTGTTAGGGTAACGTCTTGCAATGAAGCTATTGTTGCTTCAGTCGAGGAGATCAGGACAATGCAAGTTGAAGATTACCAAAGATCTGAATTCCAGATCTTCGTTGACAAGTAG